In the Salinirubrum litoreum genome, one interval contains:
- a CDS encoding sulfite oxidase-like oxidoreductase — MTRNVTDLYRKFGDDRLPPGQRETSRFPVLSKSGTPSGDPDSWGIEVWGAVEEPLDATLPEFRELPSETQVQDFHCVTGWSKFDCEFTGVTFPTLADHVGVHDDAVHVMFHAADGYTTNLPLSDCLRDEVLLTWAYDDDPLPADHGGPLRVVTPHKYAYKGAKWVTGVEFLTDPERGYWEKRGYSNTANPWNEERYS; from the coding sequence ATGACGAGGAACGTCACGGACCTCTACCGGAAGTTCGGCGACGACCGCCTCCCGCCGGGACAGCGGGAGACCAGTCGCTTCCCCGTGTTGTCGAAGAGCGGGACGCCGTCCGGCGATCCGGACTCGTGGGGGATCGAGGTGTGGGGCGCAGTCGAGGAGCCACTGGACGCGACACTGCCGGAGTTCCGCGAGTTGCCGAGCGAGACGCAGGTGCAGGACTTCCACTGTGTCACCGGGTGGTCGAAGTTCGACTGCGAGTTCACGGGTGTCACGTTCCCGACGCTGGCGGACCACGTCGGCGTCCACGACGACGCGGTCCACGTCATGTTCCACGCCGCAGACGGCTACACGACGAATCTCCCGCTCTCGGACTGTCTGCGCGACGAGGTACTGTTGACGTGGGCGTACGACGATGACCCACTGCCGGCGGACCACGGCGGGCCACTGCGCGTCGTCACGCCACACAAGTACGCCTACAAAGGTGCGAAGTGGGTGACGGGCGTCGAGTTCTTGACCGACCCGGAGCGCGGCTACTGGGAGAAGCGTGGCTACTCGAACACGGCGAACCCGTGGAACGAGGAACGCTACAGCTGA